In the Candidatus Binataceae bacterium genome, one interval contains:
- the rsmD gene encoding 16S rRNA (guanine(966)-N(2))-methyltransferase RsmD, whose amino-acid sequence MRVIAGHAHGRRLKAPRGLATRPTSARARESIFSRLQVRLDFQGVRVLDIFAGSGSLGCEALSRGAGKVTFIDSSRAAVRSIEKNLRAMEMADRGRILALDVFRALQSLATEAGEFDLVFVDAPYRNDLSHEVLQCLSRLGLAAAEGWIVVGQSKRAPAAPEAPQGLTRQSVVTIGDHRIAFYRRPPEAAPSGS is encoded by the coding sequence ATGCGCGTAATTGCGGGACATGCTCACGGCCGTCGCCTGAAGGCGCCCCGCGGGCTCGCCACGCGGCCGACCTCGGCCCGGGCCCGCGAATCCATCTTCTCGCGCCTGCAGGTCCGCCTCGATTTCCAGGGCGTGCGCGTGCTTGACATATTCGCCGGCAGCGGATCGCTGGGCTGCGAAGCGCTCTCGCGCGGCGCCGGGAAAGTGACCTTCATCGACTCTTCGCGAGCGGCGGTGCGTTCAATTGAAAAGAATCTGCGTGCGATGGAGATGGCCGACCGCGGCCGCATACTTGCGCTGGATGTCTTCCGCGCGCTCCAAAGCCTTGCCACGGAAGCCGGGGAGTTTGACCTGGTGTTTGTCGACGCTCCTTACCGAAACGACCTCAGCCACGAAGTCCTGCAATGCTTAAGCCGGCTTGGGCTGGCCGCCGCAGAAGGGTGGATCGTCGTGGGCCAATCCAAACGAGCGCCCGCCGCGCCTGAGGCTCCGCAAGGACTGACCCGCCAAAGCGTCGTTACCATTGGCGATCATCGGATCGCCTTTTACCGGCGACCGCCCGAAGCGGCGCCGAGTGGGAGTTGA
- the coaD gene encoding pantetheine-phosphate adenylyltransferase, which translates to MATKPSGHTPSVAVYPGTFDPIHNGHVDVIRRCVLLFDEVIVAVAYNPHKESALFSADERVEMIREVIRDLEPRARVDKFSGLSVDYAERIGAKAIIRSLRSVTDFDYELQMVNMNKQMRPNIETVFLCANPKAFFVASRLIREIAGYGQRVPDLVPEMVMNRLRKKLGVA; encoded by the coding sequence ATGGCTACCAAACCAAGTGGGCATACGCCGTCCGTCGCCGTTTATCCGGGTACCTTCGATCCGATTCACAACGGCCACGTCGATGTTATCCGCCGGTGCGTGCTGTTGTTCGACGAAGTGATCGTGGCGGTCGCATACAATCCGCACAAGGAATCCGCTCTGTTCTCCGCCGACGAGCGGGTCGAAATGATTCGGGAAGTCATCCGCGACCTGGAGCCGCGCGCACGGGTCGACAAGTTCAGCGGTCTGTCCGTGGACTACGCCGAACGCATCGGCGCCAAGGCAATAATCCGCAGCCTCCGCTCGGTTACCGACTTTGACTACGAACTGCAGATGGTCAACATGAACAAGCAGATGAGGCCGAACATCGAAACGGTTTTCCTCTGCGCCAACCCGAAAGCGTTTTTCGTCGCATCGCGGCTCATCCGCGAAATCGCGGGCTACGGGCAGCGCGTGCCTGACTTGGTCCCCGAGATGGTGATGAACCGCCTGCGCAAGAAGCTCGGCGTCGCCTAG
- a CDS encoding NAD(P)H-dependent oxidoreductase subunit E has protein sequence MAESREAKFSEQALREFEELTTHYPTRQAALLPTLWIAQREFGWVGEQAQAYVAELLGLPYAHVRAVVTFYPMFHQKPVGKYLLDVCTNLSCRLRGADQIVDCIRRRLGIGIDETTADGKFTLAVAECLASCGTAPMLQLNQDRFYENLTEESTLKLIDELSQRDA, from the coding sequence ATGGCGGAATCGCGCGAAGCAAAGTTCTCTGAGCAGGCGCTCCGTGAATTCGAGGAGCTCACTACGCATTACCCGACCCGTCAGGCGGCTTTGCTGCCGACGCTCTGGATTGCGCAGCGCGAATTTGGCTGGGTCGGCGAGCAGGCACAGGCCTATGTGGCGGAACTGCTGGGACTGCCATATGCGCACGTCCGGGCGGTGGTGACCTTTTACCCGATGTTTCATCAGAAACCGGTCGGTAAATACCTGCTGGACGTCTGTACCAATCTGTCGTGCCGGCTGCGCGGAGCGGATCAGATCGTCGATTGTATCCGGCGGCGCCTGGGAATCGGAATCGACGAAACCACTGCGGACGGCAAGTTCACGCTGGCGGTGGCGGAATGCCTCGCATCGTGCGGCACGGCGCCCATGCTGCAGCTCAATCAGGATCGGTTCTACGAAAACCTGACCGAAGAAAGCACCCTAAAACTGATCGACGAGCTTTCCCAACGTGACGCTTGA